A single Bacillus sp. HMF5848 DNA region contains:
- a CDS encoding HD-GYP domain-containing protein yields the protein MGEWLDISFELVGYELMEDIYTHQGHTLLTKNTIIKEEHIIALQNHLYGEKIRVKKVTQDTKTQPPFLDIYHESLQKVKDIFTNISEDNIPPIDELTESYKPVLETLINSHISFNYLTLFKEHDSYTYTHCLNVGIISGIIGKLLGRKKEEVSMLTEAGFLHDIGKLLIPSFIIQKNEPLQYADLKILKQHPRKGHDLLIQMGETRTEILQASLLHHERLDGSGYPNGLNSERIPFHVQIISVADVYDAITTDRYYRMKESPIRAVNEIMEETLKSSLNPSITLPFCTYVMQQFMHEIVLLNDQTFGKIVFIHNDQPHKPLIMLENGSFLDMRSKAGLQIEDLYVAKAMEV from the coding sequence GTGGGAGAATGGTTGGACATTTCATTTGAACTAGTTGGTTATGAACTTATGGAAGATATATACACACACCAAGGACATACCTTACTTACAAAGAATACCATTATAAAGGAAGAACATATTATAGCTCTACAAAATCACTTATATGGCGAGAAAATAAGAGTTAAAAAAGTTACCCAGGACACCAAGACTCAGCCTCCCTTCTTAGATATCTATCACGAAAGCCTACAAAAAGTTAAAGACATATTTACAAACATCTCAGAAGACAACATCCCACCTATAGATGAATTAACGGAGAGCTACAAACCTGTTTTAGAAACACTTATAAATTCACATATTTCATTTAATTATTTGACTTTATTTAAAGAGCATGACAGCTATACTTATACGCACTGCCTTAACGTTGGTATTATCTCTGGTATTATTGGAAAATTGTTAGGAAGGAAAAAAGAAGAAGTTTCAATGCTAACTGAAGCAGGATTTCTCCATGATATCGGTAAGCTTCTTATACCAAGTTTTATTATTCAAAAGAATGAACCATTACAATATGCAGACTTAAAAATTTTAAAGCAGCACCCTAGAAAAGGGCATGATTTACTAATTCAGATGGGTGAAACAAGAACTGAAATACTACAAGCATCACTTTTACACCATGAACGCTTAGACGGTAGTGGATATCCAAATGGATTAAATAGCGAAAGAATACCATTTCATGTTCAAATAATTTCTGTAGCAGATGTGTATGATGCTATTACGACAGACAGGTACTACCGAATGAAAGAATCGCCTATTAGAGCTGTTAATGAAATAATGGAGGAAACGCTAAAGAGTAGCCTTAATCCTTCTATTACGTTGCCGTTTTGCACATATGTGATGCAGCAGTTTATGCATGAAATAGTTCTCTTAAATGACCAAACCTTTGGTAAAATTGTATTTATTCATAATGACCAACCTCACAAGCCGCTAATTATGCTTGAAAATGGCTCTTTTTTAGATATGCGCTCCAAAGCAGGGTTACAAATAGAAGATTTATACGTAGCAAAAGCAATGGAGGTTTAA